The following proteins are co-located in the Corynebacterium aquilae DSM 44791 genome:
- a CDS encoding tubulin-like doman-containing protein, with translation MHKVLVVGCGGSGAKTLAYMMDQLKTTLAERLPERYPSPKDVRLPRAWQFVTVDVPTAAEKAGPNLPNVSEAGGHYVSCGSTASYERVDYAVSQKLAAKKELGTIASWAHPDPKSETTPVSDGAGQFRAIGRMLALSKLGDMQTELRKAWEILRKAETIAELTELRHALYGHVDNDVAQEQPLVFVVSSMAGGAGASMAIDICRLLTSLDGMSPALTSLFMVTPDIFHKLDADSVMGTNPNALAMFAELVAAQSGAAADADVRIFEDLGIRLTGNTSQPPIGRIFPVGVRSGTDGALLGDGHPTTVYRALGRGLAALMADRHAMQDFKAYTLTNRGGYPMDTSIYGWGIGEEKAIPWGSYGYAQLGMGRDRYAEYAAQRLAHSAVGRLLKGHVDPTNPASADAQLTEKLTNNYRGYAGTLNTLLPVEQHPGNWIMERFKAPIQAWVNVMAEKIRTRIPKDPGAKSTEWVTSVEQALDSVLAELDRDEDSILYNGVYEWADADCIQEGLLEIIRTEISKFGVPYGSRVVRAIREQLDGGIIARTEQVAAYQPTLNLSPEMREALSGRKHTIANPNDYIERIVTGATKELRFAAAKVIATTLAPVLKSFVGDFLTPLQETMLAGHRDLETSTQVRIDPNLGVSQLKTNVPNLWPDETQTTVPDRFRHAANEVFLTEVDSFPAQFSHDIIESARSFDAEARVPDYTSSLATAAQSVINGQWQALSGAEQAPDDMLVLKGEWIPRDLVLRPERAGATPTPPRTPVAARFEFNISTGRVLERARQYIRRPGYSFNNFISTSLREYILTPGLTESERNGRRTQVLTKFREAMSYALPLAQVNSDLVSALYGRDVEYRFTFSSIPFGGDELAQALEKTVLDFPNHTPADRTRPLGTAITNQGEERAIDIFGSYPNYAPIVFESLLPPIAEQWQKMTMQRGSFWALRRTRPLPAALPMSNDERFALIAGWYIGRLIGHIVYPDTLDVADDAAVQVWDPIDNQWVNFDAPMLTPTSHLRHQLDWLPSLLESESMAWARAGQHPVMESVKPYVLMRHLYDNAASPSRDGRTLNGQALLRAWIHSGEREAGDTGLVKGTGPEATPEQRRDAALAWLGRHYQMAQSFLPSGIASAGQVQKNTSRAYGDITDRRIAAKTPVIHDLASDIVDVTEKLATLVKAAYLAGPPGTSPDVAARDPFGDDDFEADLMEDFGDL, from the coding sequence ATGCACAAAGTTCTCGTCGTCGGCTGCGGCGGTTCCGGCGCAAAAACCCTCGCCTACATGATGGACCAGCTCAAAACCACGCTGGCCGAAAGGCTGCCGGAACGCTACCCCAGCCCCAAAGACGTACGTCTTCCCCGCGCATGGCAGTTCGTCACCGTCGATGTGCCGACCGCCGCCGAAAAAGCCGGCCCCAACCTCCCCAACGTCTCCGAGGCCGGCGGCCACTACGTCTCCTGCGGCTCCACCGCCTCCTACGAACGAGTCGACTACGCCGTCAGCCAAAAACTGGCCGCCAAAAAAGAACTCGGCACCATCGCCTCCTGGGCTCACCCGGATCCCAAGAGCGAAACCACCCCGGTCTCCGACGGCGCCGGCCAGTTCCGCGCCATCGGCCGCATGCTCGCCTTGAGCAAACTCGGCGATATGCAAACCGAACTGCGCAAAGCCTGGGAAATCCTGCGCAAAGCCGAAACCATCGCCGAACTCACCGAGCTGCGCCACGCCCTGTACGGGCACGTCGACAACGACGTCGCCCAAGAACAGCCCCTGGTGTTCGTGGTCAGCTCCATGGCCGGAGGCGCCGGCGCCTCCATGGCTATTGACATCTGCCGACTGCTGACCAGCCTCGACGGCATGTCGCCCGCGCTGACCAGCCTGTTCATGGTGACGCCCGACATCTTCCACAAGCTCGACGCCGACTCCGTGATGGGCACCAACCCCAACGCGCTGGCCATGTTCGCCGAACTGGTCGCCGCCCAGTCCGGGGCCGCCGCCGACGCGGACGTGCGCATCTTCGAAGACCTCGGCATTCGCCTGACCGGCAACACCTCCCAGCCGCCCATCGGGCGCATCTTCCCCGTGGGCGTGCGCTCCGGCACCGACGGCGCCCTGCTGGGCGACGGGCATCCCACCACCGTCTACCGCGCACTCGGCCGCGGTCTCGCCGCGCTGATGGCCGACCGACACGCCATGCAGGACTTCAAGGCCTACACCCTGACCAACCGCGGCGGCTACCCCATGGACACCTCCATCTACGGTTGGGGCATTGGCGAAGAAAAAGCCATCCCCTGGGGTTCCTACGGCTACGCCCAGCTCGGCATGGGCCGCGACCGCTACGCCGAATACGCCGCCCAGCGCCTCGCACACTCGGCAGTGGGCCGCCTGCTCAAAGGCCACGTCGACCCCACCAACCCGGCCAGCGCCGACGCGCAGCTGACCGAAAAACTCACCAACAACTACCGCGGCTACGCCGGCACCCTCAACACCCTCCTGCCGGTCGAACAGCACCCCGGCAACTGGATCATGGAACGCTTCAAAGCCCCCATCCAGGCCTGGGTCAACGTGATGGCCGAAAAGATCCGCACCCGCATCCCCAAAGACCCGGGCGCGAAATCCACCGAGTGGGTCACCTCCGTCGAGCAGGCCCTCGACAGCGTGCTCGCAGAGCTCGACCGCGACGAGGACTCCATCCTCTACAACGGGGTCTACGAATGGGCCGACGCGGACTGCATCCAGGAAGGCCTGCTGGAGATCATCCGCACCGAAATCTCCAAATTCGGTGTGCCCTACGGCTCCCGCGTGGTGCGCGCCATCCGCGAACAACTCGACGGCGGAATCATCGCCCGCACCGAACAAGTCGCGGCCTACCAGCCCACCTTGAACCTGTCGCCGGAAATGCGCGAAGCGCTCTCGGGGCGCAAACACACCATCGCCAACCCCAACGACTACATCGAACGCATCGTCACCGGCGCGACCAAGGAACTGCGCTTCGCCGCCGCCAAGGTCATTGCCACCACCCTGGCGCCGGTGCTCAAGAGCTTCGTCGGTGACTTCCTCACCCCGCTGCAGGAAACCATGCTCGCCGGCCACCGGGATCTGGAAACCTCCACCCAGGTGCGCATCGACCCCAACCTGGGAGTCAGCCAGCTAAAGACCAACGTGCCGAACCTGTGGCCGGACGAAACCCAAACCACCGTCCCGGATCGTTTCCGCCACGCCGCCAACGAAGTCTTCCTCACCGAGGTTGACTCCTTCCCGGCGCAGTTCAGCCACGACATCATCGAGTCCGCCCGCAGCTTCGACGCGGAGGCCCGCGTGCCGGACTACACCAGCTCCCTGGCCACCGCCGCCCAGTCCGTCATCAACGGCCAATGGCAGGCACTGTCCGGCGCCGAGCAGGCCCCGGACGACATGCTGGTGCTCAAGGGGGAGTGGATCCCCCGCGATCTGGTGCTCCGCCCGGAGCGCGCCGGCGCTACCCCCACCCCGCCGCGCACCCCGGTCGCCGCCCGCTTCGAATTCAACATCTCCACCGGACGCGTCCTCGAGCGCGCCCGCCAGTACATTCGTCGCCCCGGCTACTCCTTCAACAACTTCATCTCGACCTCGCTGCGCGAATACATCCTCACCCCGGGTCTGACCGAGTCGGAGCGCAACGGCCGCCGCACCCAGGTGCTGACCAAGTTCCGCGAAGCCATGAGCTACGCGCTGCCGTTGGCCCAGGTCAACAGCGACCTGGTTTCGGCGCTCTACGGCCGCGACGTCGAGTACCGCTTCACCTTCTCCTCCATCCCCTTCGGCGGCGACGAGCTCGCCCAGGCGTTGGAAAAGACCGTGCTGGACTTCCCGAACCACACCCCGGCCGACCGCACCCGCCCGCTGGGCACCGCGATCACCAACCAGGGTGAGGAACGCGCCATCGACATCTTTGGCTCCTACCCGAACTACGCGCCGATCGTGTTCGAGTCCCTGCTGCCGCCGATCGCTGAGCAGTGGCAGAAAATGACCATGCAGCGCGGCAGCTTCTGGGCGCTGCGCCGCACCCGCCCGCTGCCGGCGGCCCTGCCGATGAGCAACGATGAGCGCTTCGCGCTGATCGCCGGCTGGTACATCGGCCGGTTGATCGGCCACATCGTCTATCCCGACACCCTGGACGTGGCCGATGATGCCGCCGTGCAGGTGTGGGATCCGATCGATAACCAGTGGGTCAACTTCGATGCCCCGATGCTCACCCCCACTTCGCACCTACGCCACCAGCTGGACTGGCTGCCCAGCCTGCTGGAGTCGGAGTCGATGGCGTGGGCTCGTGCCGGCCAGCACCCGGTGATGGAGTCGGTGAAGCCTTATGTGCTGATGCGCCACCTCTACGACAATGCGGCTAGCCCCTCCCGCGATGGCCGCACCCTAAACGGCCAGGCGCTGCTGCGCGCCTGGATTCACTCCGGCGAGCGCGAAGCCGGGGACACCGGCCTGGTCAAGGGCACCGGCCCGGAGGCCACCCCGGAGCAGCGCCGCGACGCCGCCCTGGCGTGGCTGGGCCGCCACTACCAGATGGCGCAGTCCTTCCTGCCTTCCGGCATTGCCAGCGCCGGCCAGGTGCAGAAGAACACCTCCCGCGCCTACGGTGACATCACCGACCGTCGCATTGCGGCGAAAACCCCGGTGATTCACGACCTGGCCTCCGACATCGTCGACGTGACTGAGAAGCTGGCCACCCTGGTCAAGGCCGCCTACCTGGCAGGCCCTCCCGGCACCAGCCCCGATGTCGCCGCCCGCGACCCCTTCGGTGATGACGATTTCGAAGCTGACCTGATGGAAGACTTCGGGGACCTGTAA